Proteins co-encoded in one Desulfoplanes formicivorans genomic window:
- a CDS encoding ABC transporter ATP-binding protein yields the protein MTSALATRHLAFSYNGTRVLHNITLDIPRGSLFTIIGPNGSGKTTLLRLLAGLCRPLSGHILLNGRELQRFKRRLRARTLAIVPQSLPQSFPFTVQQAVLMARAPRQGLLGFETRTDLDMAQNAMRYTGVDHLAHKSMDRISGGERQRAFIARALCQEPDILLLDEPTAALDYAHQIRIMDLLADLRATKGTTIVLVSHDLNLSSMYADHILLLHQGKVACQGSPEQVLQSAILEPAYGCRLFVDTHPQTGRPRIMPMPGNIPGHRASTP from the coding sequence ATGACCAGTGCCCTGGCCACACGACATCTCGCCTTTTCCTACAACGGGACCCGGGTTCTCCACAACATCACCCTGGACATTCCCAGGGGCAGTCTGTTCACCATCATCGGCCCCAACGGATCAGGCAAGACAACGCTGCTTCGCCTGCTTGCCGGTCTGTGTCGTCCCCTCTCCGGACATATTCTTTTGAATGGCCGGGAGCTGCAACGCTTCAAACGCAGACTCCGGGCCCGCACCCTGGCCATTGTTCCCCAATCCCTGCCCCAGTCCTTCCCCTTTACCGTACAGCAGGCCGTGCTCATGGCCCGGGCGCCCCGCCAGGGCCTCTTGGGCTTTGAAACCCGCACCGATCTGGACATGGCCCAGAACGCCATGCGCTATACCGGCGTGGACCATCTGGCCCACAAATCCATGGACAGGATCAGCGGCGGGGAACGCCAGCGCGCCTTTATTGCCCGGGCCCTGTGCCAGGAACCGGACATCCTGCTTTTGGACGAACCGACCGCCGCCCTGGACTATGCTCACCAGATCAGGATCATGGACCTGCTGGCCGACCTGCGCGCAACCAAAGGCACGACCATTGTTCTAGTTTCCCATGACCTGAACCTCTCGTCCATGTATGCGGACCACATTCTTCTGCTGCATCAGGGCAAGGTGGCCTGTCAGGGAAGTCCCGAGCAGGTTCTGCAATCAGCCATCCTTGAACCGGCCTATGGATGCCGGCTGTTCGTGGATACCCATCCCCAGACAGGCAGACCCCGCATCATGCCCATGCCGGGAAATATCCCGGGGCATCGGGCTTCAACCCCATAG
- a CDS encoding FecCD family ABC transporter permease, with translation MLTPWRILKTNLPMALLLVLACWLGLSAGSSGFSLLDPARLFLDSGMDPVRSAIILDLRLPRVCLAVLAGATLSTGGLVMQALLKNPLAEPYILGVSGGAAVGAIGAIILSLAHVATMAISFAGGLASLFLVLTVAGRRASTGTEAILLSGVMINAFCSALILFFISMVPADKAAGVLHWLMGTIPSADPSSIILTLGVVLAGSILIFALAQRMNIFQLGHETAASLGIDVRTTAVILLITITLMVAAVVCQTGLLGFVGLVVPHLLRLVHGHDHRILVPSCILGGGAYMVLCDTLARSLPSRGELPVGVLTAMIGAPLFIFLLTRKRS, from the coding sequence ATGCTCACTCCCTGGCGCATTCTGAAAACCAACCTGCCCATGGCCCTGCTCCTCGTCCTTGCCTGCTGGCTGGGCCTGTCTGCGGGTTCCAGCGGTTTTTCCCTGCTTGATCCGGCCAGACTGTTTCTGGATAGCGGAATGGATCCGGTGCGCTCGGCCATCATTCTTGATCTTCGTCTTCCCCGGGTCTGCCTGGCCGTGCTTGCCGGAGCCACCCTTTCCACCGGCGGTCTGGTCATGCAGGCCCTGCTCAAGAATCCCCTGGCCGAGCCCTACATCCTTGGGGTGTCCGGTGGCGCGGCCGTGGGGGCCATTGGCGCCATCATCCTTTCCCTGGCCCACGTGGCCACCATGGCCATCTCCTTTGCAGGCGGACTGGCCAGCCTCTTTCTGGTTCTGACCGTTGCCGGACGCCGGGCCTCCACCGGCACGGAAGCCATTCTCCTTTCCGGGGTCATGATCAATGCCTTTTGCTCGGCCCTGATCCTGTTTTTCATCTCCATGGTCCCTGCCGACAAGGCAGCAGGCGTCCTGCACTGGCTCATGGGCACCATCCCCTCTGCTGATCCTTCCTCCATCATCCTGACCCTGGGAGTGGTTCTGGCCGGATCAATACTGATCTTCGCCCTGGCCCAACGAATGAACATCTTCCAGCTCGGTCACGAAACAGCCGCATCCCTGGGCATTGACGTGCGTACAACAGCCGTCATCCTGCTCATAACCATCACCCTGATGGTTGCCGCGGTTGTCTGCCAAACCGGGCTGCTGGGTTTTGTGGGCCTGGTGGTTCCCCATCTTTTGCGCCTTGTTCATGGCCATGACCACCGGATTCTTGTACCCTCATGTATCCTGGGCGGCGGCGCCTACATGGTCCTGTGTGATACCCTGGCCCGGAGCCTGCCCTCCCGTGGGGAACTTCCCGTGGGCGTGCTCACGGCCATGATAGGAGCTCCCCTGTTCATCTTTCTGCTGACGAGAAAACGATCATGA
- a CDS encoding ABC transporter substrate-binding protein: protein MEPLRHTIFFTLVTTLFLCAAGTASAQPSRILTDQTGRKVTVPAHPSRIIALAPSAMEIVCALGGRDRLVGRTRFSDHPPEAVDLPVVGSYVQLDVEKIASLRPDLCIALKDGTPYVTVQTLRRLHIPVFAVNNDSLDSVIQAIGLVGQVINRPREAAEVMASLTHRIKKVQERIACAPTRPGVLYQIDSNPIITAGQGTYINELITLAGGRNVAAAFTGYPRFSMEQALTLMPEVIIIPSMDRSGAWKETAATWQQWTHIPAVRQHRIQQVNSDLFDRPSPRMVDGLEILARILHPECFEKSADSTQMTGNKK, encoded by the coding sequence ATGGAACCGTTGCGTCACACAATCTTTTTTACCCTTGTCACCACCCTGTTTCTGTGTGCCGCCGGGACCGCCTCTGCCCAACCCTCCCGTATCCTCACGGATCAGACCGGACGCAAGGTCACTGTTCCCGCCCATCCGTCACGGATCATCGCCCTGGCTCCCAGCGCCATGGAAATTGTCTGCGCCCTTGGCGGTAGGGATAGGCTCGTGGGACGGACACGGTTCAGCGACCATCCACCCGAGGCGGTCGATCTCCCTGTGGTGGGCAGCTATGTGCAATTGGATGTGGAAAAAATCGCGTCTCTTCGTCCTGATCTGTGCATTGCCCTCAAGGACGGAACTCCCTATGTCACCGTACAGACCCTGCGCCGATTGCATATCCCGGTCTTTGCCGTGAACAATGACAGTCTGGATTCGGTGATCCAGGCCATTGGCCTTGTGGGCCAGGTGATCAACCGACCAAGGGAAGCCGCAGAGGTAATGGCGTCCCTGACCCATCGTATCAAAAAGGTTCAGGAACGCATAGCCTGCGCCCCAACGCGTCCGGGAGTCTTGTACCAAATTGACAGCAATCCCATTATTACCGCCGGACAGGGAACCTATATCAACGAACTCATCACCCTGGCCGGAGGACGCAACGTGGCAGCGGCCTTTACGGGCTACCCCCGTTTTTCCATGGAACAGGCCCTGACCCTCATGCCCGAAGTCATTATCATCCCATCCATGGATCGCTCCGGAGCCTGGAAGGAAACAGCCGCAACCTGGCAACAATGGACACACATCCCGGCGGTTCGCCAGCATCGCATCCAACAGGTGAACTCGGACCTCTTTGACCGTCCCTCGCCGCGCATGGTTGACGGCCTGGAAATCCTTGCCCGCATCCTGCACCCGGAATGCTTTGAAAAATCAGCAGACAGCACCCAGATGACAGGCAACAAAAAATAA
- a CDS encoding TonB-dependent receptor: MRFYLFFALLCCLCASPAMAEDDGSSPNPDQVFEMDEYVVTGTSTKDQIKNIPRNVNVITAEDIEKSTAQNLPELLGREAGIQLIDDTGVPGRSKVDIRGQGEHAATNVLVLVDGHRINSVDMSGANFTTIPLSQIERIEILRGPGGALYGNNAVGGVINVITKSGEGTPFGGSIGAEFGSYNTKKYQAAIHGSKDIFSMNAIGSYSDSDGYRENGGMEKKDAQFKFGLDPTDIFSMNFSVAVHEEEYGMPGGVNLDDIDDRDKRREKNPWNSDEAHGSIEQQRIQASSTINLEDYGSLDLDLGLLFRDNPYTWGYGTTYKIQEDTYNYALRWDKKIFLYGREHTVQLGLDGLYSDYNSWEEIQTYAKENGLFVATAWSLTDDLTLTIGSRYTHYNLDRKSFENKNWNHISYDSGLIYSLGSLGNVYGSVATGFRTPSVDDMNYAVEDIEPQTTINYEVGTHLKPWESIAFDVAVFRQESKHEIYTIQPDPTVWDWVTDNRDEPILRHGIEASIKYCPIRPFTLRFNYTWIHARFKDSNNVVPLVPEHSVNAGVDWRFIEQACISLDGKYVSSKYDGNDSDNDTYEKIDAYTVVDAKLTWECTQALRLYACVNNIFDELYATTAYGETYYVMPERNFYAGMEWKF, encoded by the coding sequence ATGCGTTTTTATCTTTTTTTCGCATTGTTATGTTGTTTGTGCGCATCTCCGGCCATGGCCGAAGATGATGGTAGCAGCCCGAACCCAGACCAGGTCTTTGAAATGGACGAGTATGTGGTCACGGGAACGAGCACCAAGGATCAGATCAAAAACATCCCCCGCAATGTAAACGTAATCACGGCCGAGGATATTGAAAAATCCACGGCCCAGAACCTGCCTGAACTGCTGGGCCGGGAGGCAGGGATACAGCTTATTGACGACACCGGGGTGCCTGGTCGCAGCAAGGTAGATATCCGAGGTCAAGGTGAACATGCTGCAACCAATGTTCTGGTTCTGGTGGACGGACACCGCATCAATTCCGTGGACATGAGCGGGGCCAATTTTACAACTATTCCTCTGTCCCAAATCGAACGAATTGAAATCCTTCGAGGCCCGGGCGGGGCATTGTACGGCAACAATGCAGTTGGAGGTGTCATTAACGTCATCACCAAATCCGGAGAGGGCACCCCTTTCGGTGGATCTATCGGCGCAGAGTTCGGAAGCTATAATACAAAAAAATATCAAGCGGCCATCCATGGATCAAAAGATATTTTCAGCATGAACGCCATTGGCTCATATTCTGATTCGGACGGCTATCGAGAAAACGGAGGGATGGAAAAAAAGGATGCACAATTCAAGTTCGGCCTTGACCCTACAGACATTTTCTCCATGAACTTCAGTGTGGCCGTCCATGAGGAAGAGTATGGTATGCCCGGAGGAGTGAACCTCGATGATATCGATGATCGAGACAAACGCCGGGAAAAAAATCCTTGGAATTCTGATGAGGCACATGGATCTATCGAGCAACAGCGCATCCAGGCCAGCTCGACTATCAACCTGGAAGACTATGGTTCATTAGACCTGGATCTCGGCCTTCTATTCAGGGATAATCCCTATACATGGGGATACGGAACTACATATAAGATACAAGAAGACACCTACAACTACGCATTGAGATGGGACAAAAAAATCTTCCTTTATGGACGCGAACATACCGTACAGTTGGGTCTGGACGGTCTTTATTCGGATTACAACAGCTGGGAAGAGATACAGACCTATGCGAAGGAAAACGGTTTGTTTGTGGCAACAGCCTGGTCTCTGACCGATGATCTTACCCTAACGATCGGCAGCCGCTATACCCATTACAATCTTGATCGCAAATCTTTTGAGAACAAGAATTGGAACCACATTTCATATGACAGCGGGCTGATATACTCGCTGGGCAGTCTTGGAAACGTCTATGGATCGGTTGCCACCGGATTTCGTACCCCCTCCGTAGACGACATGAACTACGCAGTGGAAGACATCGAACCCCAAACCACGATAAATTACGAAGTGGGAACCCACCTAAAACCTTGGGAGAGTATCGCCTTTGATGTTGCTGTATTCCGCCAAGAATCCAAACATGAAATATACACAATCCAACCCGATCCCACGGTATGGGACTGGGTGACGGACAATCGCGATGAACCCATTCTTCGTCATGGCATTGAGGCCAGCATAAAATACTGCCCGATACGACCTTTTACGTTACGATTCAACTACACGTGGATACACGCTCGGTTCAAGGATTCCAACAATGTTGTCCCGCTGGTTCCTGAACATTCAGTCAATGCAGGTGTTGATTGGCGCTTTATCGAGCAGGCCTGCATCTCTCTGGACGGAAAATATGTGAGTTCCAAATATGATGGCAATGACAGCGACAACGATACCTATGAAAAAATTGATGCATACACGGTTGTCGACGCCAAACTGACGTGGGAATGCACACAAGCTCTCAGACTCTATGCCTGTGTGAACAACATATTCGACGAGCTGTACGCTACAACTGCGTACGGAGAAACCTACTACGTCATGCCCGAACGAAACTTCTATGCTGGAATGGAATGGAAATTCTAA
- the hepT gene encoding type VII toxin-antitoxin system HepT family RNase toxin yields the protein MMTEHDCIVSSIQHVLKDFPEILVATLFGSAAQERMSETSDIDIAIACRHALSFEEKMSLAAALETAVQRSVDLVDLQQVSGPILQQALGTGRVILKKSPALLAELLRKMWYNQADMMPHTTMIMRKQLQRFSHEDQVLLSKLTSLKRCVDRIRSKTPATPAELQGDMDLQDIISLNLQRAVQICVDIASHIVADLDVRPPMTMAESFERLRECGILSDHVCTRMKKSVGFRNIAVHDYFSIDWNIVHTVCTNHLDDFSTFAREIMHWMQAGTPDSCE from the coding sequence ATGATGACCGAACATGACTGCATTGTTTCTTCCATCCAACATGTCCTCAAGGACTTTCCGGAAATTCTTGTTGCCACCCTGTTCGGATCGGCGGCTCAGGAACGGATGTCCGAAACAAGTGACATTGACATCGCCATAGCATGCAGACATGCGCTGTCCTTTGAGGAAAAAATGTCCTTGGCTGCTGCCCTTGAAACGGCAGTACAGCGCAGCGTGGATCTTGTGGATCTGCAGCAGGTTTCAGGTCCCATCCTGCAGCAGGCCCTGGGTACCGGCCGGGTTATCCTGAAAAAATCTCCAGCGCTTCTGGCCGAACTGCTGAGGAAAATGTGGTACAATCAGGCGGATATGATGCCCCATACCACCATGATCATGCGCAAACAGCTTCAAAGGTTTTCCCATGAAGATCAGGTTCTTCTCTCCAAACTGACTTCTCTCAAGCGGTGTGTGGATCGTATCCGGAGCAAAACACCTGCAACCCCGGCAGAGCTGCAGGGTGACATGGATCTGCAGGACATCATCTCCCTGAATCTTCAGCGGGCCGTTCAGATATGTGTGGATATCGCCTCCCACATTGTGGCGGATCTTGATGTGCGTCCACCCATGACCATGGCTGAAAGTTTTGAAAGACTCCGGGAATGCGGCATCCTCTCGGACCATGTTTGTACGCGAATGAAAAAAAGCGTGGGATTCCGGAATATCGCAGTACATGACTACTTTTCCATTGATTGGAATATTGTGCACACGGTGTGCACGAACCATCTTGATGATTTCAGTACCTTTGCCCGGGAGATTATGCACTGGATGCAGGCAGGAACGCCAGATTCATGTGAATAA
- a CDS encoding DNA ligase has translation MKYDHHVLRIFLSVITLGYLLTGFVPPCVARPQLQAPTTYRGNEDITGWYMSEKLDGIRGYWDGHHLLTREGTVIHAPSWFTSNLPPFELDGELWAGRGNFEIVQSTVLDTTPSSGWQNITYNIFEVPHASGDFPARLAKAQNWFANHKADHVRIIPQTICTGHQHVQRFLKHIAQQGGEGVIIKDPTIPYQDGSEQHLVKLKHINYMDGVVMGHTPGKGSYAGLMGSLTLQLDNGVVFNLGTGFSMQERRHPPRKGAVVTFKHYGFSQSGKPRFASFVKVKTP, from the coding sequence ATGAAGTATGACCACCATGTACTCCGCATTTTCCTGTCCGTGATCACGCTCGGATACCTGCTGACTGGGTTTGTCCCCCCCTGTGTCGCGCGTCCCCAGCTTCAGGCCCCAACAACCTACCGCGGCAACGAAGACATAACCGGGTGGTACATGAGCGAAAAACTCGACGGCATCCGGGGCTATTGGGACGGTCACCACCTGCTCACCAGGGAAGGAACCGTCATCCACGCGCCTTCATGGTTTACGAGCAACCTGCCTCCGTTTGAACTGGACGGAGAACTCTGGGCCGGGCGCGGGAACTTTGAAATAGTCCAGTCAACCGTCCTGGACACAACCCCGTCTTCAGGATGGCAAAACATCACGTACAATATTTTCGAAGTTCCCCATGCCTCAGGGGACTTTCCCGCCCGCCTGGCCAAGGCACAAAACTGGTTTGCCAACCACAAGGCCGACCATGTGCGCATCATCCCCCAGACAATCTGTACCGGCCACCAGCATGTGCAGCGCTTTCTCAAACACATCGCCCAACAAGGCGGCGAAGGCGTGATCATCAAGGACCCGACCATCCCCTATCAGGACGGATCCGAGCAACACCTGGTGAAACTCAAGCACATCAACTATATGGACGGAGTGGTTATGGGGCATACCCCGGGCAAAGGCAGCTACGCAGGCCTCATGGGCAGCCTGACCCTGCAGCTGGACAACGGGGTTGTCTTCAACCTGGGCACGGGATTCTCCATGCAGGAACGCCGTCATCCACCGCGCAAGGGAGCCGTGGTCACCTTCAAGCACTACGGGTTTTCCCAAAGCGGCAAGCCCAGGTTCGCCTCATTCGTGAAGGTCAAAACACCATAA
- a CDS encoding bile acid:sodium symporter, with protein sequence MKAIFQKYWFFMGIAVVVLAAFAFPGWGTFVREWKILKIGIFLAFMLTGLKLETRSIGEQFKNVRVLAASLGSSLVLFPLVTAILVRALFGSVPDFVIGATLIAVAPVTVASGTVMTGIALGNVPLSLFICILGNCLAIFTIPFSLEFLLGTSQGIDLPVMHMLINLVLTVLLPTLIGQGLRMNQTIRNQVVVFKKQCSIFSQCIVLLIIFNAVSSSTEKLVGVGGMLVYVFCFMIGLHVLMLCLNYMISRALHLDRSSTAAFTIHTSQKTLTITYVVWAGYFMTLAPMGLIPAIAYHLTQMILDTLVAHKFRNAALRATRVETMRVATL encoded by the coding sequence ATGAAGGCAATATTTCAAAAGTATTGGTTTTTCATGGGTATAGCGGTTGTGGTCCTGGCGGCCTTTGCGTTTCCCGGTTGGGGGACGTTCGTCCGGGAATGGAAGATCCTCAAGATAGGGATTTTTTTGGCCTTCATGCTCACGGGGTTGAAGCTTGAAACCCGCAGCATCGGGGAGCAGTTCAAAAATGTCCGGGTTCTGGCGGCCTCTCTGGGATCATCCCTGGTTCTGTTTCCTCTTGTTACCGCGATTCTGGTTCGGGCATTGTTTGGTTCCGTACCTGATTTTGTCATTGGAGCGACCCTTATTGCAGTGGCTCCGGTCACCGTGGCTTCAGGTACTGTCATGACGGGCATTGCCTTGGGAAACGTTCCCCTGAGTCTGTTCATCTGCATTCTGGGGAATTGCCTGGCCATTTTCACCATCCCCTTTTCCCTGGAGTTCTTGCTGGGAACCTCCCAGGGTATTGATCTGCCGGTCATGCATATGCTGATCAATCTTGTGCTGACCGTGCTCCTGCCCACCCTGATCGGTCAGGGGTTGCGGATGAACCAGACCATCCGCAACCAGGTGGTTGTGTTCAAGAAGCAGTGTTCCATCTTTTCCCAGTGCATCGTGCTTTTGATTATTTTCAATGCGGTCTCCAGTTCCACGGAAAAGCTGGTTGGGGTTGGGGGCATGCTTGTTTATGTCTTTTGTTTCATGATCGGACTGCACGTGCTCATGCTGTGCCTAAATTACATGATTTCCCGGGCCCTGCATCTGGATCGTTCGTCCACGGCCGCCTTTACCATTCATACTTCTCAGAAGACCCTGACCATCACCTATGTGGTCTGGGCCGGTTACTTCATGACCCTGGCTCCCATGGGGCTTATTCCTGCCATTGCCTACCATCTTACCCAGATGATCCTGGATACCTTGGTTGCCCACAAATTCAGGAACGCGGCGTTGCGTGCAACCAGGGTGGAGACCATGCGGGTTGCCACGTTATAA
- a CDS encoding PTS transporter subunit IIC produces MSTHSRYTVLVRDYVIRMLNGMAHGLFASLIIGLILKQVGNLLGLPLVVQFGQVAQYLMGPAIGVGVAASLGTGHKSPLGLYASLITGAIGAKTLVFHGPSVSIAIGEPVGALMAAWAGAECARLISGKTRLDIVLVPAGTILVGGLVGHLIGPFVVQLMTWLGELINVATQMHPLPMGVAVAVLMGMFLTLPISSAAIAISLGLHGLAAGAATVGCACQMIGFAVISFRENRISGLIAQGLGTSMLQIPNIIKNPRIWIPPIITSAILGPLATTLFHMTNNKIGAGMGTSGLVGQFATLEVMGVQGWTGIILLHFVLPAIISLGIAEYMRTRGWIAPGDMRLP; encoded by the coding sequence ATGTCTACACATTCCCGATATACCGTCCTTGTCCGAGACTATGTCATCCGCATGCTCAACGGCATGGCCCACGGCCTGTTTGCCTCCCTGATCATCGGTCTGATCCTCAAACAGGTGGGCAACCTGCTGGGCCTGCCCCTGGTTGTCCAGTTCGGCCAGGTGGCCCAGTATCTCATGGGACCGGCCATTGGCGTGGGCGTGGCCGCCAGCCTGGGGACCGGCCACAAATCACCCCTTGGTTTGTACGCCTCCCTGATCACCGGGGCCATTGGCGCCAAGACCCTTGTCTTTCACGGACCATCCGTGAGCATTGCCATCGGGGAACCCGTGGGAGCCCTGATGGCCGCATGGGCCGGTGCCGAATGCGCCAGACTCATCAGCGGCAAAACCCGTCTGGACATTGTGCTCGTCCCGGCGGGAACCATTCTGGTCGGCGGATTGGTGGGGCATCTCATTGGTCCCTTTGTGGTCCAGCTCATGACCTGGCTGGGTGAGCTCATCAACGTGGCCACCCAGATGCATCCCCTTCCCATGGGTGTTGCCGTGGCTGTTCTCATGGGTATGTTCCTGACCCTGCCCATCAGCAGCGCGGCCATTGCCATTTCCCTGGGGCTGCACGGCCTGGCCGCAGGCGCGGCCACCGTGGGATGCGCCTGTCAGATGATCGGATTTGCCGTGATCAGCTTTCGGGAAAACCGAATAAGCGGGCTCATTGCCCAGGGACTGGGCACCTCCATGCTCCAGATCCCCAACATCATCAAAAATCCCCGCATCTGGATTCCCCCCATCATCACCTCGGCCATCCTGGGCCCCCTGGCAACCACCCTCTTTCACATGACCAACAATAAAATCGGCGCGGGCATGGGCACCAGCGGCCTGGTGGGACAATTCGCCACCCTGGAAGTCATGGGCGTGCAGGGGTGGACCGGGATCATCCTGTTGCACTTTGTGCTCCCGGCGATCATTTCCCTGGGTATTGCAGAATACATGCGTACCAGGGGATGGATCGCCCCCGGGGACATGCGATTGCCCTAA